The window CTTCCCTTCGAGCAACTCGCCGGTCGCGAATTCCCAATCGCCAACGAAACATTCTTGCAGCTGAGAAACGACCGGGCCGTGAAATTCAAAATGCAGGTCGCGCACCGGATGCTTGCTCGGCGGATCGAGCCGATGCCCCGCGCGAATATTCATGCCGCCGGTAAAACCGATCCTGCCGTCGACCACCAGAATCTTGCGGTGGTTTCGCAAATTGGTGTAATGCAACTGCCACGGCACGAGCGTCGGCAGAAACGTGTTGAACGGCACCTTCCCTTTTCGCAACTCACCCTTGATCGACGGCCAACTGTAACGCGTCCCCACATCGTCGATCAGCACCCGCACATCCACGCCGCGCGCCACGGCCCGGGCCAGCGCATCCGAAAACTCCCGCCCGGCTGCATCGTTGTCGAAGATATAGGTGCACAGCGTAATCGAATGTTGCGCCGCTTCGATCGACGCCAGCATGCGTGCGTACGCTTCATCGCCGCAGTGCAGCGGCGTGACGGTATTGCCCGGCAACAGCGGCGAACCACTCAGGCCAAAGACAAACTCATTCAGCGACATCAAATGCAAGGCATCTTCTTCCAGCACCTGCTGCAATTCATGCGTGGCAGCCTGCTCGATTTGCAGCCGCTGATGCTTCGACTCTTTTCGCCGCAGCTTGCGAGCCTTGCGACGAATCCGGTTGATGCCAAAGGTGAAATACAAAATCGAACCGATGATCGGCGCCAACCAAATCACGCCGATCCAGCCGAGCGCAGCGCGATTGTCACGCTTGGTCAGCACCACATGCGCCGAAGCCATGATGACAATGGCCAGATCGAGGCCGGCGAGAAAAAACGGCCAGGCCCATTTGAGAAGATTCCAAAGCTCGTCGAACATTCGGGAGATTCAGTTCGTCAGACGAAAAGCAGATAAGTGTGCCGCACTGCAAGTATAGCTTGTAGAATCGTTTCCCGTGGCGAAGGTTATCGCGAGGCTGAAGATTCACCTGCTTCAGCCTATCTCTTCTGTGCGGTACCAGTCGAATTGATGTTCTGCGGCTGCCATCTTCAGCGGCCCGGCCAGCCACGAGATGTGGGGCATCAGATTTTCGTCGAAACTGAAGACTACCCCATCACGGCGAGTGACTGAATAGAAAGCCGCTGTCCTTGTCGGCATCAACCGCTTGGCCGGTCCCTTTACAATGGGTAGATGCTCGTGAACGATCGCTTCTTGGACCTTCAATATTTCGTCGTAGGCAAAAATCGTTTCCTCGCCTTGATCGAGCACCGCGAACCCCAACTTATAGATGCGCACTCGGAAGGAGAACAAAGTCATGATTCGCCAGAGCATGTAGGTGCCGCCAAGGGCGATAAGCACGCCGAACACGACCGATACCACTGCTCCGATCCAGTTGCCGATTCCATCAGGCCGATTGCCAGCCGGATGAAACAGCTGCACCAGCATGAAAACTGCGATGACTATTCCACCCAGGATTAAGAGTATCGCAATGATAATTCCTGCGATCAGATTTTCTCGGCCGGGGCGAGATTCGAGATGGAGCGCTCCCAGCGAATCGGCAGTGCGAGTCGAGGGAGCGAATTGAATTTCTTCGTTAGGCATCTAAACAAAGAATTCCCGAATCGGTTCACCATAAGGCAACAGCCGAATCGGCCGGCCGCTGTCGTTCAGATAGTTGCGCGCCGTGTCGATGCCGAGATGATCGTAGATTGTGGCGAGCACATCGTGCGGCGGTTTTGGGTTGTCTTTCGGAAAAGCTCCCTTGGCATCGGACGAGCCGACGACGCGGCCACCTTTCACTTTGCCGCCGGCGAGAGCGGCGCTGAAGACGTTCGGATAATGATCGCGGCCCGCGTTGTTGTTCACCCGCGGCGTGCGGCCGAATTCGCCCCAAGCCACGACCAGTGTCGTTTCGAGCAAGCCGCGCTCCTGCAGGTCGTTGATCAGCGCGGTGTAGGCCTGGTCCCAGCGCGGCAGAAATCCGCGGCGGAGCGAATCGAAGCCTTGCACGTGCGTATCCCACCAGCGGAGATCGACGGTCACCAGTCGCACGCCGGCTTCGACGAGTCGTCGCGCGAGCAACATCCGTTGGCTCCACGCCGGAGCGCCGCAGCGTGTCGGATCGCCCGGATCAAAGGCCGGCGCAAAGCCATACTTCTCGCGGAGTGCTGCCGGTTCTGAATCGAGATCAAAAGCCTTTTGTGCCTCGGGCGAGAGGAGCATATCGACGGCCTTCTGACCGAACCGATCGACGCCGTCCATCCGGCCGCTGGCATCGACGCCCCTCTTCAGCGTATCGAGCCCGGTTAGCAGTTGCCGCCGCGAATCGAGTCGCTCGACCGACAAGCCCTCGGCCAGCACAAAATTCTGCACCTGAAACGGCCCGGTCTGCGCCGGATCGGCGCCGGTTTCGAACGGCTTGTTGGCCACGCCCAAATAGGCCGAGCCCGTGCCTGGCACCATCTTGGGAATCATCACATACGCGGGCACCTTGGGATTGAGCCCGCCCAGTTGCTCGGCCACATACGCGCCGCAACTCGGATGCTTGTTCTCATCTGGATTGAGCCCCGGCCCGTAACCGGTAAAGCACATCTGGTCGCCAGTGCTGTGCCCCGCGTCGAGATGATTCAAGCTGCGGATGATCGACCACTTGTCCATGATCTTGGCAGTCATGGGGAGCATGTCGGTCACTTGAATGCCCGGCACGTTGGTATTGATCGTGCCGAACTCGCCGCGAAATTCCTCGGGCGCGTCCGGCTTGGGGTCCCACATATCAATATGGCTGGGCCCGCCGCGCATCCAGAGAATGATGACGTTGTTCTTTTGCTTGGTGCGGGCCTGATGACCACTTTTGGGATCGGCCTTCTGCTCGGCCGCTGCGGCTTCGCTCCGCAACAGATTGGCCAGCGACAAACCCGCCGTGCCGAGCACGCCTGCATGCACAAAACCCCGCCGCGTGAGCGACCGTTCGCTCGTCGTTTGCTCGCGCAGTTCCGAACACGCTCGCGCCAGACTCATCCGTTGCCATTCGCGGTGTGACAGCATTTGCAGGCTCGCTCCGGGTGGGAAGGAATAAGCGAGAAAGGTGGGGTGCATCCAACCTCTTTTATTTATCGGTTGGCGGGCTGAATTGCAACGTAATTTTCTGCGGCCAGCCGCAAAGAGTTTGCCGTAAGTCCTTTCAGGGGTGCCACTGGCCAGAGCCAGTGCTGGATTGGCGAGGGAACGTCGGCAGCTCGGCTCAACGGCGACACTGGCCGTTTTGGCAAGAGGTTATCTGGCGAACCAACGGTCGTTTTCAGATGGTCGTTGCCGAACAACCGTTGGATGACGAGATCACCTCGTGCCAAAATTCGCGAGGTTTACGTTGGCTCAAGAGAGCCCCTCCCCCTCGCCAATCGGCACTGGCCAACGAGCCAGTGGCACACGAAAAATATCGTCAAAAAACTAGTGGACAACCAGCCACTACTCTCCTCTAGTGGGACGTCGCGTCGTGGATTTTCAGTTTCCAAAACGAGGGGCAGAGTCATGGCCGAGGATCGAAAAATCGAAGGGCAGAAACCTGACAGCAAGCCAAAAAAGGAAAAGGACATCCTCAAGCCGATGCACGTGAGCGAGCGCGATAAGAGGATTTTTCACGAGGTGCGTGTCGACGGCCGATCGCAGACGGAGGTCGGCAGTAAGTACGGCCTCACGCAGCCGCGGGTGAGCAAAATTATCACGCGCGTCGAGCTTTGGTTGTCGCAGCCCGTCGCGAAGGATTTCGCAGAGTTGCCACGGGCCGATCGGCTGCGCGCCGTCTCGCGGCTCCACAAAATGCGACTCGACAAGATGTACGAAGAGGCCCTCTCGGCGTGGGAGGCTTCGCGCAAACCGCGAACCATTCGCAAGACGAAGATGGTCAAGGGCGAGTCGGTTCCCGACCCCGAAGTGCAATCGCAAAACGGCGACGCTCGGCTGTGGAAGTGCGTCATCATCGCGATGAAAGAGCTGTCGGCGTTCGAGGGTTTCAACGGCCGCGGCGAGGTCGATGCCTCGACGGCGGGCCGCGTGTGGGAACCGGTGCTGAAAGACGAAGCCGTCAATCGCGAAGTGAAACGCCGCACGATGCTGGGCATGTTCGACACGCCCGGCGACGAAGGAATTCCGGGGGCGTGGGGGAATGAGATGGCAGCGCGCAACGCGCAGCTTGCTGCCGATGGAGCCAATCAACCGGATGTCGGGAGGGCGACGCTCCCGCGGAGCCGCGCCGGTGAACCGGCTGACGCCGGTGGAGCCAATCAATCGACGGCGAACGATGATCGCGCGGAGGAATATCAATCGGCCTGCGACCACGGCTCGGCGGGAGCCTCGCCCTCCCTGAGCGAAGACTGTGCAGAAGTTTGCGACCCACCCGTTAGTGGCTGTTATAAAAGGTTATACGAAAACGGAAGTGAATCGTCTCAAGATGTTGAACAACAGTGTGTTACGACAAAAGAAAAACGTGATAACCTGTTATATATAACAGGGTCAATCCCCGGGAGGGCGACGCTCCCGCGGAGCCGCGCCGGTGAACCAGCCGCCGCCAGTGAAACCAATCCATCGAATGAGAACAGCAATCGAGCGGAAGGAAATCAACCGGCCTCCGACCACGGCTCGGCAGGAGCCTCGCCCTCCCGAGAAGCGCCCTCCCGAGAAACGCCCCAGGGAACGCCGTTCCGGCAATTCCCCTCGCCGGAATTCATGGCGCGAAATACCGGCATGCCGATCGTCACCGTTCGCCAAATGACGCCACCCTCGAAACGAGAATTCGGCATGCCGTATCCATCGTCCCCTAGTGAAACGTCCGGCTGACGTCGTCGACGGGGGCCGACGCGTGGTTCTTTGGCGGCTTCCCGACTAAGATGAAACGGCTGTACTTTTCTCGGCTGTGCGTTCCGATCGTGCATTCCACTTGTGCTCTCGCCGTTAATTGATTTATGCCCATTAAAGCAACCTGTGCCTGTGGTGCCTCCTTCGCCGCGAAGGATGAACTAGCCGGCCGAACCGTGGCTTGTCCGAAGTGCAAGCAGCCCCTCAC is drawn from Anatilimnocola floriformis and contains these coding sequences:
- a CDS encoding DUF1501 domain-containing protein, with the protein product MLSHREWQRMSLARACSELREQTTSERSLTRRGFVHAGVLGTAGLSLANLLRSEAAAAEQKADPKSGHQARTKQKNNVIILWMRGGPSHIDMWDPKPDAPEEFRGEFGTINTNVPGIQVTDMLPMTAKIMDKWSIIRSLNHLDAGHSTGDQMCFTGYGPGLNPDENKHPSCGAYVAEQLGGLNPKVPAYVMIPKMVPGTGSAYLGVANKPFETGADPAQTGPFQVQNFVLAEGLSVERLDSRRQLLTGLDTLKRGVDASGRMDGVDRFGQKAVDMLLSPEAQKAFDLDSEPAALREKYGFAPAFDPGDPTRCGAPAWSQRMLLARRLVEAGVRLVTVDLRWWDTHVQGFDSLRRGFLPRWDQAYTALINDLQERGLLETTLVVAWGEFGRTPRVNNNAGRDHYPNVFSAALAGGKVKGGRVVGSSDAKGAFPKDNPKPPHDVLATIYDHLGIDTARNYLNDSGRPIRLLPYGEPIREFFV
- the cls gene encoding cardiolipin synthase, with protein sequence MFDELWNLLKWAWPFFLAGLDLAIVIMASAHVVLTKRDNRAALGWIGVIWLAPIIGSILYFTFGINRIRRKARKLRRKESKHQRLQIEQAATHELQQVLEEDALHLMSLNEFVFGLSGSPLLPGNTVTPLHCGDEAYARMLASIEAAQHSITLCTYIFDNDAAGREFSDALARAVARGVDVRVLIDDVGTRYSWPSIKGELRKGKVPFNTFLPTLVPWQLHYTNLRNHRKILVVDGRIGFTGGMNIRAGHRLDPPSKHPVRDLHFEFHGPVVSQLQECFVGDWEFATGELLEGKLWFPAIHPHGPALCRGIPDGPDSRRDLIRFTLLAAINSAQRSLTVVTPYFLPDLTIITALNVAAMRGVHVSILLPEKNNLALVQWASTAQLWQVLERGCEVYLTKPPFDHTKIVLVDDAWSFVGSANWDARSLRLNFEFNVECYDLDLAANLNGLIRTKLSTAKKITLKDVDSRPLLIRIRDGIARLATPYL